The Oncorhynchus masou masou isolate Uvic2021 chromosome 6, UVic_Omas_1.1, whole genome shotgun sequence genome has a window encoding:
- the LOC135541545 gene encoding cytokine-inducible SH2-containing protein-like: MFIMIYCVQRALLRGPPSDMIARMMSSMQQNDGERGDLCCQNPTVPLCGPTEDLCCITTTFQNLQNSGWYWGSISAREARDALLKVSVGTFLVRDSSHPLYMLTLSVKTACGPTNVRIEYSGGRFRLDSSSPGPPHLLSFPDVCSLVQHYVGSGQTQQGKRVESEGPSKPNAKPSPSQPSAKDNAVLLKLMRPLPQAFPSLQHLTRLTINCQIDCIDQLPLPRPLVHYLQDYPFQV, translated from the exons GGCTCTGTTGCGAGGGCCACCTTCAGATATGATTGCCAGGATGATGAGCAGCATGCAGCAGAATGATGGCGAGAGAGGAGATTTGTGTTGTCAGAACCCGACTGTCCCTCTCTGTGGCCCTACAGAGGACCTCTGCTGCATCACCACCACCTTCCAGAACCTACAGAACTCAG GTTGGTACTGGGGGTCCATTTCAGCCAGAGAGGCTCGAGACGCTCTCCTGAAGGTGTCAGTGGGAACCTTCCTGGTACGCGACAGCAGCCACCCTCTCTACATGCTGACTCTGTCAGTGAAGACGGCCTGTGGCCCCACCAACGTACGCATAGAGTACAGTGGGGGTCGCTTCCGGCTGGATTCCAGCTCCCCAGGCCCCCCTCACTTGCTGTCCTTCCCTGATGTCTGCAGCCTGGTTCAACACTACGTTGGCTCAGGCCAGACACAACAGGGCAAGAGAGTGGAGTCAGAGGGCCCTTCAAAACCTAATGCCAAACCCAGCCCTTCCCAGCCCTCAGCGAAGGACAATGCAGTACTGCTCAAGCTGATGCGTCCCCTGCCACaggccttcccctctctccagcaTCTCACACGCCTCACCATCAACTGCCAAATCGACTGCATTGACCAGCTGCCCCTGCCACGCCCACTGGTGCACTACCTGCAGGACTACCCTTTCCAGGTATGA
- the LOC135541547 gene encoding transforming protein RhoA-like — protein MAAIRKKLVIVGDGACGKTCLLIVFSKDQFPEVYVPTVFENYVADIEVDSKQVELALWDTAGQEDYDRLRPLSYPDTDVILMCFSIDSPDSLENIPEKWTPEVKHFCPNVPIILVGNKKDLRNDEHTRRELAKMKQEPVKPEEGRDMANRISAFGYMECSAKSKDGVREVFEMATRAALQARRGKQRHKCLLL, from the exons ATGGCAGCAATCCGAAAGAAACTGGTCATAGTGGGAGACGGAGCGTGCGGGAAGACCTGTCTGCTCATCGTATTCAGTAAAGACCAGTTCCCAGAGGTCTACGTGCCCACTGTCTTCGAGAACTATGTCGCTGACATTGAGGTCGACAGCAAACAG GTTGAGTTGGCACTATGGGATACAGCAGGCCAGGAGGACTATGATAGGCTCCGTCCCCTCTCTTACCCAGATACTGATGTCATCCTCATGTGCTTCTCCATCGATAGCCCCGACAGTTTGG AAAACATCCCGGAGAAGTGGACTCCAGAAGTCAAACACTTCTGCCCTAACGTTCCCATTATCCTAGTGGGCAACAAAAAGGACCTGCGTAACGACGAGCACACCCGCAGAGAGCTAGCCAAGATGAAGCAG gAGCCTGTGAAGCCAGAGGAGGGGCGTGACATGGCGAACCGGATCAGTGCCTTCGGCTACATGGAGTGCTCCGCAAAGAGCAAGGATGGGGTGAGGGAAGTGTTTGAGATGGCCACGAGGGCGGCGCTACAGGCCCGGCGGGGGAAGCAGAGACATAAATGCCTCCTACTGTAA